CGGGACTCGTCCGAGCCGGACCCGTCCGATCCCTACCCCAGCAGGGTGAGGCGCGGGTCGGCGCCGGTCCGCATACTCGGTTCCATGAACAAGCAGGGGCACCTCGCCGACTTCCTCCAGGCACGCCGTAGCCAACTGCGTCCCCAGGACGTCGGGTTGGAGACCTACGGTGAACGGCGGCGGGTGCCCGGGCTGCGGCGGGAGGAGCTCGCGATGCTCGCGGGCATCAGCGCGCCCTACTACACCCGCCTGGAGCAGGGCCAGTCACGCAACGCCTCGCGCGAGGTGCTCGACGCCGTGGCGAGCGCCCTGCGACTGGACGAGTCCGAGCGCGCCCATCTGCACACTCTGGCCCGTGCACCAAGGAGGTCCAGGACTGTCGGCCGACCACCCGCCGAACGCGTCACCCCGGCAACGAGCGCCTTGCTGGCCGCCATCGAGGGCACACCCGCTGTCGTTGTCGGCCGTCGCAGCGATGTCCTGGCCTGGAACCGGCCGGGCCACGGGCTGTTCGCCGGTCATCTCCACCCGGACAGTCCCGACGAACCGGGCCGCCGGCCGAACATGGCCAGGCTGGTGTTTCTCGACGCGCACACCCGCGACCTCTACACGGACTGGCCCGCCAAGGCCCGGGCCGTGGTGGGCAGTCTGCGCCTGACGGCCGGCCGCTTCCCGGACGATCCACTGCTTGCCGGACTGATCGGGGAACTGACCATGCGCAGCCCGGAGTTCGCCGCGATGTGGGCCGATCACCGGATCCTGGCCTGCGATGTCGCCGACTACGAAATGCGCCACCCGCTGGTCGGGACACTCGTGGTCACTCAGCAGACACTGCAGAGCCCGCAAGGATCCGGACCGTCCCTGGTGGTGGCTACGGCCGCCCCCGGCTCCCCGTCCGCGACAGCTCTGACCCTGCTCGCCCACACCACCGCCCCGAAGGAACCGAGCCGGCCGCGCCCCGGCGCCGGGACCCGCACCCCCTGAGCCGAACCCTTCATCACCCGGGGCGCCCGCACCGTACGTAACCACCGGAGCGTCCTACCGCCGGGCCGCCCCTGTCGCCGGAACACCCGGCCGGGGAAACCGCGGCTGCCGCCTGCCCGAAAACAACGAAGGAACCATGTCCAAGCGAAGCATCGAACTGATCATGTCCGCAGTCGTGGTGGCCGCGGCCACCCTCACAGCGGCTGCGCCCGCCAACGCGACTTCCGCCGGAGCACCGCTGACGGACGTACGGGTCGCCACCCACTTCGACCTGTCCGCCGGACAGATGCCGGAGAACATCACCCTGCTGTCCGACGGCACGGCCGCCGTCACCTTCGCCGCCAGCCGCCAGGTCGCCCAGGTCACTCCCCGAGGCGCCGTCCGGGTCCTGGCGACGCTGCCCGCACCCGCCGACGGCGGAGTCGGCACACCGGTCCTAGGCTTCCCCCTGGTCACCGGCATCGTCCACACCTCGGACGGCACGGTGTACGTGCTGTACGCGACCGGCACGGCCGACCTGACGGGGCTGTGGAGGCTGCGCTCCGGACAGGCGCCGCAGCGCATCGCCGCACTGCCCGCCACCGGTCTGCCCAACGGGCTGGCACTGGACGAGCACAGCGAACAGCTCTACATCACCGACTCGGTACTCGGCACGGTATGGACCGTCCCCGTCACCGGCGGCACACCCCGCGCATGGTCCACCGCCCCCGAACTCGCCTCGGCGGGCTTCCTCGGAGCCAACGGCGCCAAAGTGCACCGCGGGGCGCTGTGGGTGACCAACCTGGACCAGGGCACCGTCCTGCGCATACCGCTCCGCCCCGGAAACCGCGCGGGAACACCGCAGGTCAAGGCATCGGGCCTGGCCGGAATCGACGACTTCGCCTTCACCGGCCGCGGAGACGAGATCCTCGCCACCCTCAATGCCCCCAACACCGTCGTACGCATCCGGCCCGACGGCACGGTCACGACCGTTCTGAACGCCACCGACGGACTTCAGAACCCCACCTCCGTGGCGCTGCGCGGCAACGACGTGTACGTACTCAGCGCCGCCTACACCACGGCCACCGACCCCAATCTCCTGCGTGCACGCCTGCGTGGCCACCGGTAGGACCCACCCGCGGCGTACGGTCCCCAGGCTGACGATGCCGCAGCACGAAAGCCCCGGCACCGCTCCCTCACGGTGGTACCGGGGCCTTCGTCATCGTGCGGTCAGCAGTTGCGGATGGACCAGACGGGAGTCCAGTTGTAGGTGTGGTTGGTGGAGTCCGGGGTGAACGACTTCAGGACGTTGCCGCTCTGGCCGTAGAAGTACGAGGTCACGCCACCGGTCTGGGCGTCGTAGTAGGTGCCGGTGCCGTCCCAGCCGGACAGGGAGTACCTGTTGCAGGAGTAGAAGAAGAAGACCTTGTAGTCGGACGTGGTCGCGTCCCAGACGACGGCACAGAGGTTGCCGCTGGCGCAGGTGTAGGAGGCACCCGGCTGAATGTGCGACGTACGGACGGCCGGAGAGGACGTGGGCGTGCTGACGGCGGCGGACCTGGCGGGCACCGCCGAAGCGCCGGAAGGCGCCGACGGCAGGATCACCACCCGCCCGCCGGGGCCGTCGCCCACGGACACGGCGGCTTGGGCCGGAGCCGCGGCGAACACGGCCGCCAGCAGGCAGACCAGGGCGCCGATCGTGGCGAGCACGGAGCGGTTGCTGGGCATGGTGTGGTTCCTCTCAGGATGCGGCACACGGGTGGGCCTCGGGGGCCTGGTGCGGCCCCGCGAGACCAGGCTGTCGGCCGCCGCCACACTGTCACCACACCTTGAAGGCGTGCCTTAAACGAGAGGCGCGTGTCAGCGGTCGGTGGTCGGGCGGGATGCCGGGACACCTGCGAGCAGGGCCAGGCCGGTGGGCGTGATCGTGTGCACCACGTACTTGTTCCGGCGCATGCTCAGCAGCAGACCCGCCCGGCGCAGTACCGCGGTGTGCTGACTGGCCGCCGCCGCGGAGATCCCGAACCGCCGCGCGAGTTCACCCGTCGTACGGCCGGTCACGACGTCCTCCAGGATCGCCGCCCTGGTCCGCCCGAGCAGGGCGGCCAGTTCGGCACCCTGTCCGCAGGCACCGCGGGCCCCCGCCCAGTCGGGGGTGTGCTGGATCGGATGGACCAGGACCGGGGTCAGGTCGGCGTGCAGTTCGGCGAGCATGACGGGCCGTTGGTGGCAGAAGAAGGACGGCTGGAGCAGCAGTCCACGCCCGCCGAGCCGCACGTCGCGGTCGACCGGGTAGGCGGCCTCCAGCACGGGAGGCCGCCAGCGCAGCAGGGGAGCGAAGCTCGTGAGAAGCCCGTCCGCGCCGCCGTCGAGAACCGCCCGGCTGCGTACGGCCACATCGGCGTTCACCTGCGCCCGGATGTGCGGCCAGTGCGGGGCGAGTGCCCGCCGGTGGTACGTGTGCAGCGCGGTGCCGAGGTGACGCAGGGCGTTCGCGTCGCCGTCGGCCAGGGCGCGGGTCACGGCAGGCAATGGGTGCGATCGCTCGGTGGAGGAGGCCAGGCTGGCCAGATCCTCACGCAGGACCGCCCGGGGCGTGCTCAGGACCGTGTCGATCGCGCTGTCCAGGTCGGGGGAGCCACTCAGGGCGGGGGTGAAGAAGTCGGGTGCGTAACCACGTGACGGCATCAGCCCGGCCAGGAGCACGTCGGCCGGGCCCCGCCCCGGCCGGACGAGGCGTCGCCACTCCCCGTACGCGAGGGCACTCTCGTCGGTGGCCAGAACCTGGACGCTGTTGGTGAGTTCCCACAGCGGGTCGGGGGCGGCGGCGACGCGGACGCGTGCGAGGTCTTCGGGCGTGAAGTGCACCCGCAGCATGGGAAGTCTCCGATGGTGGTCGGTCATCGGGTGGGGCGGCCGTGCCCCACGACAGTGACGCAGCCCCACGGGTCCGGGCAAGGGGGCATTCGGTCACCCCGGGCCCACGGGCGCCACCTGTCCCACGCCGGCCCCGGCGGTCTGGACGCTGCGGTGCAGGGCCGCTCGTGTCGGGCGGAGGCTCCGACCAGCCCGAGTGGCACGGTCAGGTTCGCAGGGCCTGCTCAAGTGTGGGGTGGCACGGAACAAACGCGTCGACGCCGACCAGGGTCAGGACACGCAGGACGGATTCCTGGGCGCCGGCGATCCGCAGCCACCCCCGCGCATCACTCATCTGCTGGTAGGCGGCGACGAAGACGTTGATGCCACTGGAGTCCATGAAGGTCACAGCGCTGAGGTCCACCACGATCCGCCGCGGCGCCACCGTGCCTCCCTCGGACAGCAGGGCCTCGCTGAGGACGTCCTTGACGTCGTGGTCGATCTCGCCGCGCACGGTCACGACACGGATGCCGTCGACCACTTCGCACTCGACGGAGAGCCGACCGGGTTGGTGGGGCTTCTGGTTGTCAGCCACCGTCTCCTCAACTGCGCTTGGGCCGGCCCGTGCAGGGTGTACGCGAACGATT
The DNA window shown above is from Streptomyces sp. NBC_01451 and carries:
- a CDS encoding ArsR/SmtB family transcription factor, which codes for MLRVHFTPEDLARVRVAAAPDPLWELTNSVQVLATDESALAYGEWRRLVRPGRGPADVLLAGLMPSRGYAPDFFTPALSGSPDLDSAIDTVLSTPRAVLREDLASLASSTERSHPLPAVTRALADGDANALRHLGTALHTYHRRALAPHWPHIRAQVNADVAVRSRAVLDGGADGLLTSFAPLLRWRPPVLEAAYPVDRDVRLGGRGLLLQPSFFCHQRPVMLAELHADLTPVLVHPIQHTPDWAGARGACGQGAELAALLGRTRAAILEDVVTGRTTGELARRFGISAAAASQHTAVLRRAGLLLSMRRNKYVVHTITPTGLALLAGVPASRPTTDR
- a CDS encoding helix-turn-helix domain-containing protein, with the translated sequence MNKQGHLADFLQARRSQLRPQDVGLETYGERRRVPGLRREELAMLAGISAPYYTRLEQGQSRNASREVLDAVASALRLDESERAHLHTLARAPRRSRTVGRPPAERVTPATSALLAAIEGTPAVVVGRRSDVLAWNRPGHGLFAGHLHPDSPDEPGRRPNMARLVFLDAHTRDLYTDWPAKARAVVGSLRLTAGRFPDDPLLAGLIGELTMRSPEFAAMWADHRILACDVADYEMRHPLVGTLVVTQQTLQSPQGSGPSLVVATAAPGSPSATALTLLAHTTAPKEPSRPRPGAGTRTP
- a CDS encoding STAS domain-containing protein; protein product: MADNQKPHQPGRLSVECEVVDGIRVVTVRGEIDHDVKDVLSEALLSEGGTVAPRRIVVDLSAVTFMDSSGINVFVAAYQQMSDARGWLRIAGAQESVLRVLTLVGVDAFVPCHPTLEQALRT